The sequence below is a genomic window from Parcubacteria group bacterium.
AAATATTTTTGAGAAAAACAATTCTTGATGTATTGGCTAACGCTACCGGAGAAATTGAGATTTTTCCTGTTCTGGACGGATATGAACCGCCAAGCGAAGAAATTGTTGATGATCCCAGGGTTCATTATTTGCGGATTCCTTTAGGGGATGGGAAATGCCATAAGCGCCAGGGCATAAACATGATGGTCGATGTATGCAAGGGAGAATACGTTTCTTCTCTGGATGCGCATTGCATGATGGCCAAAGGATTTGACGAACAGTTAGCCAAAGATCATCAGCCAAACTGGGTGCAAGTTCCTCGCAGGCACAGATTAGACGCAGAAAATTGGTGTCTGCAAACCCAGTCCGATAACCGGCCGCCAATTGACTATGAATATCTAATGTTTCCCTTGAATTATCACCGCATGTCAGGCTCGCCCAAAGAGCCAAAGAAAGATTACCATCCGGCATTGCACGGCTTTAAGTGGGACGCGAGAACTCTGGCCCGTTCCCACATCCCGACTGACGAAACCATAACCATACAGGGAAGTTTTTGGTTTATGACCAAGGACTGGTTTCGCAAAATAGATTTAATGCAGATAGAAGGATTCAGCGGGTGGGGACAAGAAGGAGAGGAAATTTGTTTTAAAACCTGGTTATCGGGGGGTAAGGTGATGGTCAATAAGAATACTTGGTACGCGCATCTGCACAAGGGACCCAAATACGGCCGAATGTATCATATGAGCAAGGAATCAATCAGGAAATGCAATAACTATTCATACGATTTCTGGGTAAACAATCGCTGGGAAAAAAGAATTCATGATTTTGAATGGCTTATCCAAAAGTTCTGGCCGCTGCCAAACTGGCCGGATAACTGGAAAGAACTTCTATCCAAATGGTCTCAATAATAATTCCATCAAGAAACGAGATATTTCTCGAAAAAACGGTCAAAGGTCTTCTCGATAACTGTACCGGTGAGTTTGAAATTCTCGTTGTCTTGGATGGCTACAATCCCCCGGAGAGAAATTCTGATTCGAGGGTCAAGTACATTCTTCATGAAGATAGCGTTGGTATGAGGGCGGGCATAAATTCCGCCGTGAAGATCGCCAAAGGCGAATTCTTGATGAAAATCGACGCGCATTGCGTTGTAGACAAAGGTATAGATGAGAAACTGGCGGCGGATTGCGGGGATAATACGGTTATGATACCGAGGAGATACAAGCTGGACGACGAGAATTGGCGCGCCAATATGAATGAGACGCCGATTGATTACGAGCATTTCATATATCCCCTAAAATACGACCCGGTATCCCTTCACGGATTTAGGTGGAAAAGCAGAGCCGAAGAGCGAAAAGATATTTTAATAGACGATACTCTGACATTCCAAGGCTCATGCTGGTTTATGAAAAAGAGTCACTTCGAAAAGCACAAGTTTCTGAAGGTAAAAGAATTCCACGGCCTGCTTTACGGAGAGCCGGAGGAATTGGGATTGACCACGTGGCTTTCAGGAGGCAGGGTAGTGACGAATAAGAAAACCTGGTATGCGCACCTGTTCAAAGGGAAGAAATACGGGCGTGGCTATTTTATTGACAGAAATCAGGGCAGGGACTGCTATAGATATTCTTATAATTATTGGGCTAACGAGAACAAAGAGGGTTTCATAAAGGTAATAGAAAAGTTCTGGCCGATTCCGGGATGGCCAGCTGACTGGAAAGAACGTTTATGGAATTAACAGTACTTTACTACACATCAAATAGAGAGGATGAATTTTTTGAGAATAAGGTTGTAGAAACAATAATACAGAACAAGGGAGGTTTGCCTGTGGTTTCTGTTTCTCAAAAACACATGAATTTTGGATATAATATCTGCGTGGGAACACAAGATAACTGCTACCATAATGAATTTCGCCAGATACAGTTAGGGTTGCTGGCCGTGAAGACGCCATATGTGATTATCGCCGAAGCAGATACGCTTTACCCGCCGGATTACTTTGCGTTCAGACCGCCAGAAAGAGGGCATGCTTATATGTATGACAATGTATGGGTTCACTACACTCGATTCAACGGTAAACCTAAATTTTGGTTCAAAAAAAACAGTGATTGCGCTCAAGTAATCGACAGGAGTATGTGGTTGGAAAAGATCAATAAGGTCTTAGATTCGACCCCCAAATGGACATCAAAAGAAAATAAAGAATCTTATCGGATACAATATCGGGCAAATGGAGCGTGTATGTGGAACGGTAATCCGGTGGTCACATTCAAAACCCTCAATGGAGTTAAATCAAACACGGCTACCAAGAGGGGGGTTCCTCCACGATATAGCTTGCCATATTGGGGAAGCGCTATAGAACTTAGAAAACAAATGTTTACATGAAAAACTTAATGATTTACATAAATCCGTTAAAAGAATTTACCGAAGATTATATACGCCTGGTTAAGGTGCAGATAGATAATTCTATACGAACATGGGATAGAAAAGATATCTTATTGGTAACTAATTTCCCTTATTCCTACGGGGGGATTAATTCAATAGTGGTGCCCGATGACTTATTTTGTAACCATCGCAAAAGAGCCAGTAAGATAAATGTAATTTGCCACATGATGGATAACTACATGGTAGACGACATGTGCTGGTTTCATGATTTTGACGCGTATCAAGTTGATATATTTCCGGAAGATATATTAGGAAACAAAGACGCGGCCTTTACCGATTATGGGTTTAATACAATGTGGAATACCGGAAGCTTCTTTTTTACCCAGAAAGCAAGGGATATTTTTGAACTTATCCGTCAGACTATGAACGCGAGGGTTGTAAATGAAGAAATAGCCTTAAGATGGCTGACTTCTAGAAATATAAACAATATTAACGAACGGTATATAAAACTTAATAATACTTATAACTTGGGGCGAATGAGACACAATGAACTTACTTTTAAAAAAGCGGATAAACCCATTAAGGTATTCCATTTCCACCCCCGGATGACCCAGCTTTATGAAGAAGTTAAACCGCTTCTCCCAGATCATTTAATCGGAATATTTGAAAAACATGGTTACTAAAATTCATACTTCACAATGGTAACGCTTCTTATAATGACAAATGGCCGCCGGGAATATCTAGAACGAACTTTGTCCACACTGGGGAAACTTCACGGTAATTTTTCGAGAATTCTGATTCATGACGATTCGGGAGATGAAGATTATCGTGATTGGCTTAAACAATTCGGCTACGAGCTTGCCACAACCCAGCGAGTCGGATTCACAAAGGCCATAGTTTCCGCATGGCAAAAACTCAAAGAAGATTCCAATGACTGGGTCTTCCACCTGGAAGACGACTTTATTTTTATGGAGGATATATATATTGACAACATGATTAATGTCATTAAAAATAACGACTATATCAAACAAATCGTGCTTCTCAGACAGCCGATCGGCAACCGGGAGCGAAGAAAAGGAGGGATAATAGCTTCGCACCCTGAACGATATGAAGATAAAACTGACGGTACTAATTATTGGATAGAACATCGAGTTAATTATTCTACCAATCCTTCTGTTTATAATAAATCTCTTATTTACGAACATCCTTGGCCAGATATGCCATATTCAGAACGTAAATACGGGCGAATGCTATTTAAGGATCCAAATGCAAAATGCGCTTATTGGGGCAAAAGCACCGATAAGCCAAGAGTGATACATATAGGAGATGTTAGAAACGGATTTGGTTATTAAATTATGAAGTTTGATAAATACCGGAAAAAAGGGGCCTATCATTGGAAAATGTACGATGAGGACAGATATTACCGCGAGCATGCGCATAGGATAAAGGAGTGGGTAAAAGAAAAAAATATTCTCGATATCGGCGCCGGGGATGGGAGAATAACTCACCTTCTGGGTATAATAGGAGTAGACGATGAACCGGAGGCGGTAAGGTTAGCAATAGAAAAGGGGGCAAATGTGGTGCTTGGCGACGCCTATAATCTGACTTATAAAGATGAAGAGTTTGACTCCGTGCTTTTGGTAGATACGCTGGAACATTTCGAATTTCCGGAAAAGGCGCTCAAGGAAGCAAGGAGGGTTCTCAAATATTATATCTACATCGCCACGCCGCCGAGAGGCATGCTGGGAAGAATGGATAAATATCATTATCAGGAATGGACGGAAGAAGAGCTCGTAAAGTTTGTCGAAGGGCAAGGGTTTACTCTGGAAGGCCGGACGCTTCTTGTTTTGAAAGAGCAGTGCATCTATGCTAAGTTTAAAAAATTATAACTTATGTTATCTGTAATAATTCCATCAAGAAGCGATGCTTATCTGCAAAAAACTGTAGATGATGTTTTAAATAAGGCGAAAGGGGAGGTAGAAGTAGTTGTTGTGCTGGATGGTTATTGGCCCGGTACGATGGTAAGAGATGATAAGCGGGTTATAGTAATACACCACGGAGAACTACGTTCAAATTTCGGACTTCGAACGAGTGTAAATAGAGGCGTATTGGTTTCCAGAGGAAAATATATAATGAAAATAGACGACCATGTCGCTCTTGATGAAGGATTTGATGTAAAGTTGGCCGCTGATTGTAAAGATGATTGGGTTGTTGTTCCAAGATTGTATGCATTAAAAGATGAAGGCTGGACCAAAGATAACGCCGGCAGAGCGCCGTTTGACGCGGGATACGTGACATATCCTCTCAAAGATGGCACACTCTCCGGCAAGCCGTGGTCGGGGTGGCTTGAGAGCAGGAAAGAGATATTGATAGATGATTGCATGCTTTCGGCCGGAGCGTGCTATTTTATGAAACGGGAGCATTGGAATAAACTTGGCCTGCTTGATGAAAAGAATTATGGCGCCTTTCCATCTTTTGAGAACTTGGAGGTATGCCTCAAGACATGGCTAGGCGGCGGCAGAGTGGTAACAAATAAAAAAACCTGGTGCGCGCATAGATGGGGAGAAAGGGGACCCAAACATAAAGGTTGGGATTATTCAAATGAACAAGTCAGAAAAATACACGAGAATAGACGTGCGGCAATAAATTATACGAACGATTTTTGGTTAAACAACAAATGGCCGGACAGAATCTACGATTTTGACTGGCTTATAGATAAATTCTGGCCGGTTCCCGACTGGCCCGAGAATTGGAAAGAAGAAATAAGAAAATGGTCACAGCAGCCATAATTACAATATATGGGTAAAAATATAATTGAATGGGGGACTCACTTGCCGCTCTTGGTGAGAATGTTTGATAAAACCGAAGGCGATGTTTTGGAGATGGGAATGGGGCATTTTTCCACTCCGGTATTAAAATGGCTTTGCGAGATGAGCGGAAGAACTTTGTATTCCTATGAAAGCAAAATGGATTGGTATGAAAAAGCTGCTAGCGAAAGCAAGCCTTTTCATAAAGTGATTTTTTGCCAAGATTGGGCAAGCGCGGATATAGAACGGCATTGGGGGCTGGCTTTTATAGACCATAGTCCGATGAGGGAAAGATATATTGACATAAAAAGGCTGGCCAATTATGCCGACATTATTGTCATACATGATACGCAACCGCAAAGCGACTGGGTTTATCGCTACAGCAAAATTTTCCCTTTATTCAAATACCGTCTGGATTTTTCTAAATATATTCCCTGGACAAGCGCGGTCAGTAATTTTATAGATGTTTCAAAACTTGGTTAAAAAAATTCTCGATATAAATATGAAAAAAGTCTGTCTTGACCTCCACGATTTTAGTGTTGTGAATAATCGGCTAGACCTTTTGTTGAAACTTAAGGAGCATTTTCCCGGCTTTAAAATTTCTCTTTTTACCGTCGCTTCGGATATAAGCGCGGATTGGGGGCCGTTTTGTATTCGGAAAGATATGCTCAAAGAAATCAAAAAACATCTTGATTGGATACAGATAATTCCGCACGGTTTAACCCATAATAAAGATCTGGAATTCTGCGATTACGATATTTTCAAGTATGAAATTATGCCGGCCGTTACAGCTGCTTTTGAAAAGGACGGTCTGCCTTTTCAAAAAGGTTTCTGCGCGCCCCATTGGAGGTGGAGCGAGGGCGTGGTGAGGGCGCTGGATGAAGAAGGATGGTGGGGAGCGGTGGACAGAAACCAGCCCCAAATGCTTTCTACCAAAAAGTTTTATAAATGGTCGCATAGTTTGCATGAGCCTTACCATGATTTTAATACTGAAGTTTTAAAACTTCACGGCCATGTTTATGGACTCAAAAATGATTTAGGCAAATGCCTTCCCGCTTTATTAAAACTGCCCCAATCGGTTGAGTGGCATTTTGTGACTGATTTTTTGGAAGACTTAAATGGGGGACAATTACACGCATGAAACCAGCGATAATATATTACACATCAAACAGGGAAAAAGAAGAGTTTGAAAACAAAATCAGGCAGAATATCCTGAATGTTTGTGGCGGAATACCTATTATTTCCGTATCCCAAAGGCCAATAGATTTCGGAAAAAATATATGTGTCGGCGAAGTCGGCATTAATGACGATAATTTATTCAGGCAAGTCCAAATTGCTTGTCAGAACACGGATGCCGATTACATAATATCTACGGAGTCGGATGTCATTTATCCCAAGGATTACTTCAAATTTATTCCCTCGCGCCTGGATCAAGTTTACAGAAGCGACAACATATGGATTTTATACAAAACAAGGCCGGGGTATCATAAAAAAGAATATTCTGAAGGGGGCCAGATAATCGGTAGGGAATTTTATCTATCTATACTTGAAGAGGCGCTTCAAAATTTGCCCATGTGGAATCATTCCACCTTGTATGTTAACG
It includes:
- a CDS encoding glycosyltransferase family 2 protein, which codes for MLSIAIPSRNEIFLRKTILDVLANATGEIEIFPVLDGYEPPSEEIVDDPRVHYLRIPLGDGKCHKRQGINMMVDVCKGEYVSSLDAHCMMAKGFDEQLAKDHQPNWVQVPRRHRLDAENWCLQTQSDNRPPIDYEYLMFPLNYHRMSGSPKEPKKDYHPALHGFKWDARTLARSHIPTDETITIQGSFWFMTKDWFRKIDLMQIEGFSGWGQEGEEICFKTWLSGGKVMVNKNTWYAHLHKGPKYGRMYHMSKESIRKCNNYSYDFWVNNRWEKRIHDFEWLIQKFWPLPNWPDNWKELLSKWSQ
- a CDS encoding glycosyltransferase family 2 protein, with the protein product MVSIIIPSRNEIFLEKTVKGLLDNCTGEFEILVVLDGYNPPERNSDSRVKYILHEDSVGMRAGINSAVKIAKGEFLMKIDAHCVVDKGIDEKLAADCGDNTVMIPRRYKLDDENWRANMNETPIDYEHFIYPLKYDPVSLHGFRWKSRAEERKDILIDDTLTFQGSCWFMKKSHFEKHKFLKVKEFHGLLYGEPEELGLTTWLSGGRVVTNKKTWYAHLFKGKKYGRGYFIDRNQGRDCYRYSYNYWANENKEGFIKVIEKFWPIPGWPADWKERLWN
- a CDS encoding class I SAM-dependent methyltransferase, with translation MKFDKYRKKGAYHWKMYDEDRYYREHAHRIKEWVKEKNILDIGAGDGRITHLLGIIGVDDEPEAVRLAIEKGANVVLGDAYNLTYKDEEFDSVLLVDTLEHFEFPEKALKEARRVLKYYIYIATPPRGMLGRMDKYHYQEWTEEELVKFVEGQGFTLEGRTLLVLKEQCIYAKFKKL
- a CDS encoding glycosyltransferase family 2 protein translates to MLSVIIPSRSDAYLQKTVDDVLNKAKGEVEVVVVLDGYWPGTMVRDDKRVIVIHHGELRSNFGLRTSVNRGVLVSRGKYIMKIDDHVALDEGFDVKLAADCKDDWVVVPRLYALKDEGWTKDNAGRAPFDAGYVTYPLKDGTLSGKPWSGWLESRKEILIDDCMLSAGACYFMKREHWNKLGLLDEKNYGAFPSFENLEVCLKTWLGGGRVVTNKKTWCAHRWGERGPKHKGWDYSNEQVRKIHENRRAAINYTNDFWLNNKWPDRIYDFDWLIDKFWPVPDWPENWKEEIRKWSQQP